In one window of Kitasatospora sp. MMS16-BH015 DNA:
- a CDS encoding DUF6049 family protein, with translation MSDRTKRTAHTGQRLAALLAGFAALVATGTPALAAGAARPGLLTAAPEYPASVTINTVSPSVADQSTGTVTVTGTVTNSGGSAFKSAHAAVRKPSPDGRKSLPLQTRSDLNLVAIRNSPGSADGIDLAAPLDQLGDLAPGQSKSFKLEVPTAKLDLGEAGAYELAVDVWEGNEAAENSHPLGIARTFLPYNTPASPLATNVAALWPITHSPELVAQTMQDAEQTPVLRDDSLTKDLAPGGRLYELVNTGAGLPGLTWMVDPDLLDAVYAMTRNYRVQKPGTQAETATNDNTVPGGGKAVATAWLAALRTAVATAGSQVVALPYADPDLASIAHNGVGLPGMDTALRKAGTVGRLTAEGRLATDVTAGVAWPYDGYLDQAVGQVAQTAGDGVVLVNGMSLPDPASLRYTPNAVRKLGNGLTAVVADPVVSEPFQHDLSTPKDVTAATQRFLAETMTITQQQPQDQRSLLVMPPRELTAATAKALANALTQAQNGKWLQLVKLDTVAQAQPNPQAATNPADYPAGVRASELDGTELGSVMSMQGDLDQLLRILTQPQRVRSPFSAAMLRSMSTAWRADPAAGDDYRAGVKKYLYNLITAVKVPKKSVITLPGDSGTLLVSVKNDLTQAVGNLELRLTSVQPNRLNVGPPETVVLDASTSRTLRFPAEAKVNGTVQMTAQLYTTGPGGGPYGEAVTFNVDVTSVTQGVLYVIGGGVVLMLLAGGRFYLQRKKRAGEPEEDPDAPLEPGPDAAYGASADATDPAAGDEKVGH, from the coding sequence GTGAGCGACCGGACGAAGCGGACCGCACACACCGGACAGCGCCTCGCCGCGCTGCTGGCCGGCTTCGCCGCCCTGGTCGCCACCGGCACCCCGGCGCTGGCCGCCGGAGCGGCCCGCCCCGGTCTGCTGACGGCCGCCCCCGAGTACCCGGCCAGTGTCACGATCAACACCGTGAGCCCCTCGGTGGCCGACCAGTCCACCGGCACGGTCACCGTGACCGGCACCGTCACCAACTCCGGCGGCTCCGCGTTCAAGTCCGCCCACGCGGCCGTGCGCAAGCCCTCGCCGGACGGCCGCAAGTCACTGCCGCTGCAGACCCGCAGCGACCTCAACCTGGTCGCCATCCGCAACTCCCCGGGCAGCGCGGACGGCATCGACCTCGCCGCCCCGCTGGACCAGCTCGGCGACCTGGCACCGGGTCAGAGCAAGTCGTTCAAGCTGGAGGTGCCCACCGCCAAGCTGGACCTCGGTGAGGCGGGGGCGTACGAGCTGGCGGTGGACGTCTGGGAGGGCAACGAGGCCGCGGAGAACTCCCACCCGCTCGGCATCGCCCGCACCTTCCTGCCGTACAACACCCCGGCCTCGCCGCTGGCCACCAACGTGGCCGCGCTCTGGCCGATCACTCACTCCCCCGAGCTGGTCGCGCAGACCATGCAGGACGCCGAGCAGACGCCGGTGCTGCGGGACGACAGCCTGACCAAGGACCTCGCCCCCGGCGGCCGGCTCTACGAGCTGGTGAACACCGGCGCCGGGCTGCCCGGGCTGACCTGGATGGTCGACCCGGACCTGCTGGACGCGGTCTACGCGATGACCCGCAACTACCGGGTGCAGAAGCCGGGCACCCAGGCGGAGACCGCCACCAACGACAACACCGTGCCCGGCGGCGGCAAGGCCGTGGCCACCGCCTGGCTGGCCGCGCTGCGCACGGCAGTCGCCACGGCGGGCAGCCAGGTGGTGGCGCTGCCCTACGCGGACCCGGACCTCGCCTCGATCGCGCACAACGGCGTCGGCCTCCCGGGCATGGACACCGCGCTGCGCAAGGCCGGCACGGTCGGCCGGCTGACCGCCGAGGGACGCCTCGCCACCGACGTCACGGCCGGGGTGGCCTGGCCGTACGACGGCTACCTGGACCAGGCCGTGGGCCAGGTCGCGCAGACCGCCGGGGACGGCGTGGTGCTGGTCAACGGCATGAGCCTGCCCGACCCGGCCTCGCTGCGGTACACCCCCAACGCCGTCCGCAAGCTCGGCAACGGACTGACCGCGGTGGTCGCCGACCCGGTGGTCTCCGAGCCCTTCCAGCACGACCTGAGCACGCCCAAGGACGTCACCGCGGCCACCCAGCGCTTCCTGGCCGAGACCATGACGATCACTCAGCAGCAGCCGCAGGACCAGCGCAGCCTGCTGGTGATGCCCCCGCGCGAGCTGACCGCCGCCACCGCCAAGGCGCTGGCCAACGCCCTCACCCAGGCGCAGAACGGCAAGTGGCTCCAGCTGGTCAAGCTGGACACGGTGGCCCAGGCCCAGCCCAACCCGCAGGCCGCCACCAACCCGGCCGACTACCCTGCCGGGGTGCGCGCCTCCGAGCTGGACGGCACCGAGCTGGGCAGCGTGATGTCCATGCAGGGCGACCTCGACCAGCTGCTGCGGATCCTGACCCAGCCGCAGCGGGTGCGCAGCCCCTTCAGCGCCGCGATGCTCCGCTCGATGTCCACCGCCTGGCGCGCCGACCCGGCCGCCGGGGACGACTACCGGGCGGGCGTGAAGAAGTACCTGTACAACCTGATCACGGCGGTCAAGGTCCCGAAGAAGAGCGTGATCACTCTCCCAGGTGACTCGGGCACCCTGCTGGTGAGCGTCAAGAACGACCTCACCCAGGCCGTCGGCAACCTCGAACTGCGCCTCACCTCGGTGCAGCCGAACCGCCTGAACGTCGGCCCGCCGGAGACTGTGGTGCTCGACGCCTCCACCAGCCGCACCCTCCGGTTCCCGGCCGAGGCCAAGGTCAACGGCACCGTCCAGATGACCGCCCAGCTGTACACCACCGGCCCGGGCGGCGGCCCGTACGGCGAGGCGGTGACCTTCAACGTGGACGTCACCTCGGTGACCCAGGGCGTGCTCTACGTGATCGGCGGGGGCGTGGTGCTGATGCTGCTGGCCGGCGGCCGGTTCTACCTCCAGCGCAAGAAGCGGGCCGGTGAGCCCGAGGAGGACCCGGACGCGCCGCTGGAGCCCGGCCCGGACGCGGCGTACGGCGCCAGCGCGGATGCCACTGATCCGGCCGCCGGTGATGAGAAGGTGGGTCACTGA